GGAGTCGTTGCAGCTTTACTGTCAGCATACGAATGTTCCAAAAGCAATGCCCCTTCTTCCTTGTATGGTCTGACTAAACCAATGATTCTAGAGAGCATGACAGACTTTAAATTTCCACTATGAATCTGATTATGAAGCACTAACGGTTTTCTCGTATGGTAAACATTGCCAGTGCAGCTTTTCCCGCTCTTAGGAATATAATCTTGGGAGTCATCGACAGCAAAGCTAACGAGAGACTTCCTCAGTTGGGTTGAGACGATAAACAACACAAAAGCAACTAGAACCATCGTGAGGTAAGACTTTCTTAGTCGGGCCAGAAATGATTTCTTGCAGATGCTAAGCATGTACATGGGAAGAGTAGCTTTCATGGGTATCACGAGAATGCCAGTAGTCAAAGCCAGTTCAAGATCTCTCTGTATTGTAGCTACAGAAAAATCAGTCTGATAAGATACCACGATCTTTTTCGACTCCCCGGGTGCAAGAGAAAAGCCCTCGCAAGAATTTACAACGAATCCATCCAACTGGCATTGTGTGCCCGAAATTTCAATTCTTTTGACCTTCAAGGGTAGATCACCGATGTTCTTTGCATAAACCTCTTTTGACAAGAGTTGAGAGCAGCCAAGAGGTTTGCCATCCATCTCATTTGACCCGGGAAAAGAGGAATTAAGAGCAGGTGGCAAGTTCATCTTAAAATCAAGACTTTGAATAGGCTCAGACTTTTCGACCAAAACCATAAGGAGTGATCCCCCAAATCCACCGAGAGAAACCCACTCCACACCAGAAAGGTTGTTTCGTATTAGGGCTGAGCTTTGCCATCTACATTGAGACCCGGGATGAAACCAAACTGGACCTAAAGACGCTCTGTCAAACGGGTGGACCAGAACCTCAGTCACAGCATTTTCTGCTATTGAGAAACCATATCTTGTTGGAGCGAGAgaaatattatgcaaaaaagtaTTGGATGAAGAAGCCCGCATGTGCCTTTCTGGTGTCCTGCATTCGTCAATAATTTCTGCAGAATTCAAGATTAGCTGCATTAGAACTGGTTGCGGGCTTGGGTTTTTAACAGTGATCCACTCCGAACAGAAATGTCCAACTTCAATCACCGGGAAGACAACCTCACGTTCATCAAGCACAGACATGTCACTCGCAGTCGCTTGAGATTTCCAGTTCCTCAGTATTGCTTCATCAGCTTCTGCTGCAACCGATGCCTTCAGATTATACATAATACAAAGAACTCAATCATGATGAATAATATTCGTATCATATGACATATGCATGTTACTATGTTAGTAGACACAACTCGCACAAGACAAGTTTTTTGACAACTTATTAGACTTTAATTGAAATTTCGAGTCATAATACATGCAGGACATGTTCGAAACTTGCAGGGTAAATAAAAGGGGTTGGGGTATAAATTAAAGAACGAGGATCAGAGCATGCCTACCTGTGAATCGTTGTTGTCCAAAGAACTTGCTCTAATATTCACAGATTCTCCCTCTTCAGATATTTGTCCATGTCGAGAAAAATATACCAATTTCTCTCTTGTACAAACACTGACTATATTCTTGCAAGGAATTTCAACCTGAGAATTTCTAGAGCCATTTGTGGATACAATGATCTTGCAGCTCATGTCTATCTCGGGAGATTGAGATGGAGAATCAAACCCTAAGTAGCTAACCAAGGCTACTTGTGTCGCAGTATGGGGAAAAATTATTAACCCCTTCATGTATTTAATCTGAAACTGTTTGGAGTTATCTCCTTCTCTACTGATTTTGACAATACTCAACACATGAGGAGAATCGTTGTGCACAATGAGGGCAAGGACGACGGTTCCACTATAACTACAAGGCATGACAGTATCAAGAGACAATGAAATAATGTTTTGGTGGTCATCATGGCTCGGCTTCTTGGTCAGCTCTGCTTCTAGAGGTATAATAACCGTATCAATATTGTTCTGTGAAGACCTCAGCAACTGCACACACAAAGCGCCAAAAATTTTCGCTTCTGAGTCCCACGAAAAATCAAGCTCCATGATCGTCTCACTTTTCTGCGGACCAACAACCCAATTTCCGTGAGGCCTCATAGCAACTAGCGGAAAACCAACTCCGCCATTTGTAATTTCCAGCCACTGCTTAGCATCGAGCAAACTAACGTCACTAGAATCTTCTGCGTTGTTAATACTACAAACTGTTTTCATCAAGTTGGAAGCATTTCCCATCGAAACAGACGTCCAAGAAATTACCTCCTCCACATGGAGGGCTTCATCGAAGGGATTAAAAAGCGATATATTCTTTCTCCACCTACCACTAGACGAAACATCAAGAGTAACAGGCTGAATTCCATATGGTGATTCAACAGCAAACCCTTTAGCCCGAACCAAGAAACCACCGAAATTTGTCTGCAAAACTAGCTGAGCTGAGGAGAGGCCTAAGGATGTAGgcaaaaacacaaaacaaactGAAGCAGCCTCACCGGGAGCTAACAATATCTCACTAGAATTGCAAGGGTAGAACTGAGAGTTCGTACTATAAGGCTCATACACATGCAAACTGCTGTGTTTGTGTGTATTCATCACCATCACAAAGGCTAATGAAGGAAAATACAAAAAACTCTCTTCCCACTCAAGCAGAGGAGGGCTAACTTCTATGTTAGGTAAAGAACTACCCGAGAACTTCAATCTGATACTGTCATCCActtgttttgttttcaaattcttGGAACTATCATCTAAAGGTCTGCTACAAGAAGAAAGACTCGTTTTCCCACTAGTTCCAGGTCGGTAACATTGCAACGGATTACGACCTTCATGGTAGTTCAGCGAGCACGAAATACTTCTCCCACCTAGTAACCTAA
This portion of the Ipomoea triloba cultivar NCNSP0323 chromosome 5, ASM357664v1 genome encodes:
- the LOC116019697 gene encoding uncharacterized protein LOC116019697, yielding MDFLFFFFFLKMIKPQPQRSSWAVFRLVILLSALVTVAKCEPCQETGSEVNCDAYRSYRGVGTNFPGVLGGDLGSELTQVSAPQLSLGTACPNANLFCFPSTLPGFLPKKEGSELTVDGLSLVKSDKAPMQSDGGSANITRMSDFGIFRLLGGRSISCSLNYHEGRNPLQCYRPGTSGKTSLSSCSRPLDDSSKNLKTKQVDDSIRLKFSGSSLPNIEVSPPLLEWEESFLYFPSLAFVMVMNTHKHSSLHVYEPYSTNSQFYPCNSSEILLAPGEAASVCFVFLPTSLGLSSAQLVLQTNFGGFLVRAKGFAVESPYGIQPVTLDVSSSGRWRKNISLFNPFDEALHVEEVISWTSVSMGNASNLMKTVCSINNAEDSSDVSLLDAKQWLEITNGGVGFPLVAMRPHGNWVVGPQKSETIMELDFSWDSEAKIFGALCVQLLRSSQNNIDTVIIPLEAELTKKPSHDDHQNIISLSLDTVMPCSYSGTVVLALIVHNDSPHVLSIVKISREGDNSKQFQIKYMKGLIIFPHTATQVALVSYLGFDSPSQSPEIDMSCKIIVSTNGSRNSQVEIPCKNIVSVCTREKLVYFSRHGQISEEGESVNIRASSLDNNDSQASVAAEADEAILRNWKSQATASDMSVLDEREVVFPVIEVGHFCSEWITVKNPSPQPVLMQLILNSAEIIDECRTPERHMRASSSNTFLHNISLAPTRYGFSIAENAVTEVLVHPFDRASLGPVWFHPGSQCRWQSSALIRNNLSGVEWVSLGGFGGSLLMVLVEKSEPIQSLDFKMNLPPALNSSFPGSNEMDGKPLGCSQLLSKEVYAKNIGDLPLKVKRIEISGTQCQLDGFVVNSCEGFSLAPGESKKIVVSYQTDFSVATIQRDLELALTTGILVIPMKATLPMYMLSICKKSFLARLRKSYLTMVLVAFVLFIVSTQLRKSLVSFAVDDSQDYIPKSGKSCTGNVYHTRKPLVLHNQIHSGNLKSVMLSRIIGLVRPYKEEGALLLEHSYADSKAATTPLVHEKDTTLPDTQKKSVPPSNSLAIGSSDTQETSRIGGDLRVKVGNEKGRRRRKHKKSSGVSGLFDVSSSHSGNSTPSSPLSPVSTSTPKRLWPQSPDSDQSVRVTSPFVHVSKCENIIQPEPIPHQKLLEATEASLKFSTDKPSLATLEKPAAIKKLANAPVMLPSATRSSTGPLASYVTFPSVSASSSPPCANARAPGSKLHARKAMKSEETRSDERFTYDIWGDHLFGLPLTGSSKNVLPMPTQAGIQNNSDSFFVRGPQILMNNSPQKVVSCPDHEG